The following proteins are encoded in a genomic region of Candidatus Kaelpia aquatica:
- a CDS encoding ribose-phosphate pyrophosphokinase has product MDRLTVFSGNANPELAKNISGYLGVELGDSIVSKFSDGEISVKIEHNVRGNDIFVIQPICFPSNDNLMELLILIDALKRASAGRITAVIPYFGYARQDRKDQPRVPITAKLVANLITVSGADRVLTMDLHAGQIQGFFDIPLDHLLAVKIFVEHIKKRIDCSNLVVVSPDVGGIKMARAYAKKLGVPLAIVDKRRISTEKTEAMNILGEVKGKDVCIVDDIIATAGSLVEAIEALKNKGAKDVYAAISHPVLSGPAIDRLQKSSISKLFVADAIPLSQDKLIDKIEVLSVAPLLGEAIKRIHKEVSISVLFG; this is encoded by the coding sequence ATGGATAGGTTAACGGTTTTTAGCGGTAATGCTAATCCTGAGCTAGCAAAGAATATATCCGGTTATCTGGGTGTTGAATTAGGAGATTCTATAGTCTCTAAGTTTAGCGATGGTGAGATTAGTGTTAAGATTGAACATAATGTTAGAGGCAACGATATATTCGTAATTCAACCAATATGTTTTCCGTCAAATGATAATTTAATGGAGCTACTCATTCTTATCGATGCTTTAAAAAGGGCGTCGGCAGGTAGAATTACTGCGGTAATACCTTATTTCGGTTATGCCAGGCAGGATAGGAAGGATCAGCCCCGTGTGCCTATAACGGCAAAACTTGTTGCTAATCTTATAACTGTATCTGGTGCTGATAGAGTTCTTACAATGGATTTACATGCTGGTCAGATTCAAGGGTTTTTTGATATCCCTTTAGACCATCTTCTTGCAGTTAAGATATTCGTTGAGCATATTAAAAAGAGGATAGACTGTTCTAATCTTGTTGTTGTATCTCCCGATGTTGGAGGAATTAAGATGGCCAGGGCTTATGCTAAGAAGCTTGGAGTACCTCTTGCTATAGTAGATAAGCGTAGGATAAGCACTGAAAAAACAGAGGCGATGAATATATTGGGCGAGGTAAAAGGCAAGGATGTGTGTATAGTTGACGACATAATTGCAACAGCAGGTTCTCTTGTCGAGGCCATAGAAGCTCTTAAGAATAAAGGGGCGAAAGATGTCTATGCTGCAATAAGTCATCCAGTGCTTTCTGGACCTGCCATAGATAGGCTTCAGAAGTCTTCAATAAGCAAGCTCTTTGTGGCAGACGCCATCCCTTTAAGCCAAGATAAGCTTATTGATAAAATAGAGGTTCTCTCGGTCGCGCCTCTTTTAGGGGAAGCAATCAAGAGAATACATAAGGAAGTTTCAATAAGTGTACTGTTTGGCTAA
- a CDS encoding NTP transferase domain-containing protein has product MKNICGLILAAGKGTRLKSSLPKYRHKIAGWSMLRHSIENLREVGIDDIYALAGPGESKFIDKNFSVNTIEQKRRAGTADALLVALKSIPRRYKTIVLIYVDVALLRTSTIKSLLNKHDRHSSDITLLTMDLDAPKGYGRVLSDKSGNVVAVKEEDLLNESEKKIREVNVGVYIFKRKTSLERDLCSIKPKGNKGEKYLTEIFPKYSKKDLKVLTLKLKDINEGLGINSRKDLIEANKIIYRRNTDKHISKGVSILSPENTFIEKNVTIGRDTTLYPFAYIGFGVRIGKSCMIGPSCRIRGDSNIGDNVKVENFAEISSSKIGNGSKVKHFSYIGDTVVGKNVNIGAGTVVANYNGKKKNKTIIKDNAFIGSNTTLVAPVEIGKNVITGAGSVVTKNSKIADNSVIVGVPAKILRRRRDG; this is encoded by the coding sequence ATGAAAAACATTTGCGGGTTAATATTAGCGGCAGGTAAAGGGACGAGGCTTAAATCGTCCTTACCTAAGTATCGCCATAAGATAGCAGGATGGTCTATGCTTAGGCATTCCATAGAGAATTTAAGAGAGGTAGGCATAGATGATATCTATGCTTTAGCTGGACCTGGAGAGAGTAAGTTTATAGATAAAAATTTTTCTGTTAATACGATAGAGCAGAAAAGAAGAGCTGGGACAGCAGATGCATTGCTCGTAGCCTTAAAGAGCATTCCTAGGAGATATAAGACCATAGTTCTTATCTATGTAGATGTTGCATTATTGAGAACCAGTACAATCAAGAGCCTGCTAAACAAGCATGATAGACATAGCTCCGATATAACGCTCTTGACTATGGATTTGGATGCACCCAAAGGCTATGGAAGAGTGCTTAGTGATAAGAGCGGTAATGTAGTTGCCGTAAAAGAAGAGGATCTGCTCAATGAATCCGAGAAGAAGATAAGAGAGGTTAATGTAGGTGTCTACATTTTTAAAAGAAAGACCAGCTTAGAGAGAGATCTTTGCAGTATTAAGCCTAAAGGAAATAAAGGGGAGAAATATCTGACTGAGATTTTTCCAAAATATAGCAAAAAAGATCTAAAGGTTCTAACATTAAAGCTAAAAGATATAAATGAAGGGCTAGGTATTAACAGCAGGAAAGATCTAATAGAGGCTAATAAGATTATTTACAGAAGAAATACTGATAAACATATATCAAAAGGGGTGAGCATATTGTCTCCAGAGAATACCTTTATAGAGAAAAATGTGACTATAGGGCGCGATACTACCCTGTATCCTTTTGCTTATATAGGTTTTGGAGTTCGGATAGGAAAGAGCTGTATGATAGGACCATCTTGCAGGATAAGGGGCGATAGTAATATAGGTGATAATGTTAAGGTAGAGAATTTTGCTGAGATATCAAGTTCTAAGATAGGTAATGGTTCTAAGGTAAAACATTTTTCTTATATAGGAGATACTGTTGTTGGTAAGAATGTTAATATCGGAGCAGGTACTGTAGTTGCAAACTATAATGGTAAGAAAAAAAATAAGACCATCATTAAAGATAATGCTTTTATAGGCAGCAATACGACATTGGTTGCTCCAGTTGAAATAGGTAAGAATGTTATAACGGGAGCAGGTTCAGTTGTAACGAAGAATAGTAAGATAGCCGATAATAGTGTTATTGTAGGTGTTCCTGCTAAAATTTTAAGGAGGAGGAGAGATGGATAG
- a CDS encoding septation protein SpoVG family protein has translation MEITEVKVFPKVKGNIKLKAYVTVTFDDSFVVRNIKVIDGNKGLFVAMPSRKVQQPCSKCRRSNSIAARFCNYCGVDFESSRCPDSHDRQQETKDIAHPINQEFRAYIEGKVLEAYEKEVQDPSYQREEEHGLEEDSTDTAL, from the coding sequence TTGGAGATTACAGAGGTAAAAGTATTTCCCAAGGTGAAAGGAAACATTAAGCTGAAGGCTTATGTAACTGTCACCTTCGATGACTCTTTTGTTGTTCGCAACATCAAAGTTATCGATGGTAATAAAGGCCTTTTTGTTGCTATGCCTTCTAGGAAGGTTCAACAGCCATGTTCCAAGTGCAGGAGAAGCAATAGTATAGCGGCGAGATTCTGCAATTATTGCGGTGTTGATTTTGAGTCATCTAGATGTCCTGATTCTCATGATAGACAGCAAGAGACTAAGGATATTGCGCACCCGATCAATCAAGAATTCCGCGCCTACATCGAAGGAAAAGTTTTGGAAGCATATGAAAAAGAGGTACAAGATCCTAGTTATCAAAGAGAAGAAGAGCATGGCTTAGAAGAAGATTCTACAGATACAGCTCTTTAG
- the ispE gene encoding 4-(cytidine 5'-diphospho)-2-C-methyl-D-erythritol kinase: MIVFNTPAKLNIFLDILSKRGDNYHDIISLMVKIDLCDVLSVGLLKEDRVSLSVKGNAPEGSENSCYKAAKIIKDRYRIKEGLEIRLEKRIPAESGLGGASSNAAYVLKAAREIFNIDISEEELIKLGAAIGSDVPFFVNDSTWAVVEGKGELVRSIDTPFVFSAVLILPKFGNKTEDLYQRWKPSLTEPSRWDKIKFCSADDVEMNFLNKYSYNVFEKLESSTIIPSLMEDIKRFDVDLIRMTGTGSAIYAVSADMDKLNSLKSYCGSLGYDTFLVRSLN, from the coding sequence TTGATAGTCTTCAATACACCTGCCAAACTAAATATTTTTCTTGATATACTCTCTAAGAGGGGAGACAATTACCATGATATCATCAGTCTGATGGTTAAAATAGATCTCTGCGATGTTTTAAGTGTTGGCCTTTTAAAGGAAGATAGAGTATCTCTCTCTGTTAAAGGCAATGCTCCGGAAGGATCTGAAAATAGCTGTTATAAGGCTGCTAAGATTATAAAAGATAGATACCGTATTAAAGAAGGATTAGAGATAAGGCTAGAGAAAAGAATACCTGCAGAATCAGGTTTGGGCGGTGCAAGCTCAAATGCTGCCTATGTATTAAAAGCTGCTAGAGAGATATTCAATATAGATATCAGTGAGGAAGAGTTAATAAAGCTGGGAGCAGCTATCGGTTCCGATGTGCCTTTTTTTGTAAATGATTCTACTTGGGCGGTAGTTGAAGGTAAGGGTGAACTAGTGCGTTCAATTGATACGCCATTTGTCTTCTCTGCTGTTTTAATTCTTCCTAAATTCGGCAATAAGACAGAGGATTTATATCAAAGATGGAAACCTTCCTTGACAGAACCTAGCCGCTGGGATAAAATTAAATTTTGCAGCGCAGATGATGTTGAAATGAATTTTTTAAATAAGTATTCTTACAATGTTTTTGAGAAATTAGAGAGCAGCACCATAATACCCTCCCTTATGGAAGATATTAAAAGATTTGATGTTGATTTAATTAGGATGACTGGAACCGGTTCTGCAATCTATGCGGTATCAGCTGATATGGATAAATTAAATTCTCTAAAGAGCTATTGTGGCTCTTTGGGATATGATACTTTTTTAGTTAGGTCATTAAACTAA
- a CDS encoding transketolase family protein has product MKPTRDGFGEALLELGEKDERVVVLSADLTESVRAGAFKAKFPKRFFNFGISEQDMMSAAAGFALEGKIPFATTFGVFASGRAWDQIRTSIAYMNLNVNIIGSHGGITVGPDGATHQALEDYALMRVLPNMSVVVPCDFYEAKKATEAAASYPGPVYLRLTRNKVPFLTSLDDDFQIGKARVFREGKDLTIVASGQMVHISLKAADILKEEGISAGVINLHTIKPLDRDAILKAARETGAILTVEEHQVFGGMGSAIAELISENEPVLIKFLGIRDRFGRSGESDILLEAFGLTSESIVKEAKELIKKKQS; this is encoded by the coding sequence ATGAAGCCTACTAGAGATGGATTCGGCGAAGCATTGCTAGAGCTAGGTGAAAAAGATGAGAGAGTGGTTGTGCTTTCAGCTGACTTGACAGAGTCAGTTAGAGCAGGTGCTTTTAAAGCAAAGTTCCCAAAAAGGTTTTTCAATTTTGGTATATCCGAACAGGATATGATGTCTGCTGCAGCCGGGTTTGCTTTAGAAGGAAAGATTCCTTTTGCAACTACATTTGGAGTCTTTGCATCAGGAAGAGCTTGGGATCAAATAAGAACTTCCATTGCTTACATGAATCTTAATGTGAATATTATTGGTTCTCATGGAGGGATTACAGTAGGCCCAGATGGTGCAACTCACCAGGCGTTAGAAGATTATGCACTTATGAGAGTCTTGCCCAATATGAGCGTAGTTGTTCCTTGCGATTTTTATGAAGCTAAAAAAGCAACAGAGGCTGCTGCTTCCTATCCTGGGCCAGTATATCTGAGGCTTACTAGGAATAAAGTACCTTTTCTAACCTCTTTAGATGATGATTTTCAGATAGGTAAAGCTCGAGTATTCAGGGAAGGAAAGGACCTCACCATAGTAGCGTCGGGTCAGATGGTGCATATTTCACTTAAGGCTGCTGATATTTTAAAAGAGGAAGGAATATCTGCCGGTGTTATAAATCTACATACTATAAAGCCGTTAGATAGAGATGCTATTTTAAAAGCTGCCCGGGAAACAGGGGCTATACTTACAGTTGAAGAACATCAAGTTTTTGGAGGAATGGGTTCTGCAATTGCTGAGCTTATCTCCGAAAATGAACCTGTTCTTATTAAGTTTTTGGGTATAAGAGATCGTTTTGGAAGAAGCGGTGAATCAGATATTTTGCTCGAAGCCTTTGGCCTAACATCTGAGTCTATAGTCAAAGAAGCAAAAGAGCTTATCAAAAAGAAGCAGAGTTGA
- a CDS encoding transketolase, producing the protein MNKKTDLEFLKQKSLDIRCDVLAMLEEAGSGHTGGSLSLVEILVSLYYCKLNHDPENPSWGERDRFILSKGHGCPTLYAILADFGYFPKNELMTLRKYGSCLQGHPEKGIRGIEASTGSLGQGLSISIGMALSARLDGRENRVYCILGDGETNEGQVWESAMTAAHYKLDNIIVMLDHNKLQIDGPVNEVKNLEPFEEKWRSFGWKVKRCNGHDFQELLDALDWADSIKGHPAIIIADTVKGKGVSFMENDNRWHGVTPTKEELGKALEELKGK; encoded by the coding sequence ATCAATAAAAAAACAGATCTAGAATTTTTAAAACAGAAATCATTGGATATACGCTGCGATGTTCTTGCTATGTTAGAAGAGGCCGGTTCAGGTCATACAGGAGGCTCTCTATCTTTGGTTGAGATTTTAGTTTCGCTTTATTACTGTAAGTTAAATCATGATCCTGAGAATCCCTCCTGGGGAGAGAGGGATAGATTTATTCTTTCCAAAGGGCATGGCTGCCCTACTCTATATGCTATTTTGGCTGATTTCGGTTATTTTCCTAAGAATGAGCTTATGACATTAAGGAAATACGGCTCTTGTCTTCAAGGTCATCCTGAAAAGGGTATTAGAGGCATAGAGGCTTCAACTGGTTCTTTGGGGCAGGGTCTATCAATATCTATAGGTATGGCTCTCTCTGCAAGGCTTGATGGCAGGGAGAATAGGGTTTACTGTATACTTGGCGATGGCGAGACGAACGAAGGGCAGGTTTGGGAGTCTGCTATGACAGCTGCTCATTACAAGCTAGATAATATAATAGTGATGCTGGATCACAATAAGCTGCAGATAGATGGTCCGGTGAATGAAGTTAAAAATCTAGAGCCTTTTGAAGAGAAGTGGCGCTCTTTTGGCTGGAAGGTAAAAAGGTGTAATGGCCATGACTTCCAGGAATTACTCGATGCACTAGATTGGGCAGATAGCATTAAGGGGCATCCGGCTATTATTATTGCAGATACTGTTAAAGGCAAAGGCGTCTCATTTATGGAGAATGATAATCGTTGGCATGGAGTTACTCCTACTAAAGAAGAATTAGGCAAAGCTCTTGAGGAGTTAAAAGGTAAATGA
- a CDS encoding tetratricopeptide repeat protein → MRKFFLLPLILIILSAVSSEGYKSEAPSLAYAHFIMAVIYEDRGNFEDAYVEYLRALEYDHENPTIYIKLALIDLKNNRIEKSAANLSKAQEHASGDIKIHFVLALIYSSMGKYDEAAGEYEKIVTIDPHDIMALASLADMYLLQKRVDDAIVAYERLLEEEVDLPALRFNLGILYSKNGDLSKAIEQMEKVVELDPDFLQSYVTLGVFYEMDNNFNKAIEWYQKGLNIKPKDTKLLKVIAQAYYKAGDIERADAAYKDLIQESPQEKGIYLDIAYFYIKNADYGSAEEALEKAEQDNFNMSEVYFLKGFLFFKLKENSKAVDFFKKSLEVKPKNAETYFFLGAAYEEMDRWDLAVSSLKKAIEVDSKHADALNYLGYMYTEEGKNLEEANLLIKKALEIDPNNGAYLDSMGWVHYKLGNYDRALEFLEKAKEVKKDDSVVMEHLGDIYLKKGMLGRALSEWQQALKLSPKQEGLADKIEKVRDKIDQ, encoded by the coding sequence ATGAGAAAATTTTTTCTTCTTCCGCTTATCCTAATTATTCTGAGCGCTGTTTCAAGCGAGGGCTATAAGTCCGAAGCCCCCTCCTTGGCCTATGCTCACTTTATTATGGCTGTTATCTATGAAGATAGAGGTAATTTTGAGGATGCTTACGTTGAATACCTCCGGGCTCTAGAGTATGATCACGAGAACCCGACAATCTATATTAAACTTGCTTTGATAGATCTAAAAAACAATAGAATAGAAAAGTCGGCTGCTAATCTAAGTAAGGCGCAAGAGCATGCCTCTGGTGATATAAAAATCCATTTTGTCTTAGCTTTGATCTATAGCTCAATGGGAAAATACGATGAAGCAGCAGGGGAGTATGAGAAGATAGTTACAATAGATCCGCATGATATTATGGCTTTAGCATCTCTTGCAGATATGTATTTACTCCAGAAGAGAGTAGATGATGCCATAGTTGCTTATGAGAGATTACTAGAAGAAGAGGTTGATCTTCCAGCCCTGCGCTTTAATCTTGGAATACTCTATTCTAAAAATGGAGACCTCAGCAAGGCTATAGAACAGATGGAGAAAGTTGTTGAGCTTGATCCCGATTTTTTGCAGTCCTATGTCACTTTGGGGGTTTTCTATGAGATGGATAATAATTTCAACAAAGCTATAGAGTGGTATCAGAAAGGTTTAAATATAAAACCAAAAGACACTAAGCTTCTGAAGGTTATTGCTCAGGCTTATTATAAGGCTGGAGACATAGAGAGAGCAGATGCTGCATATAAAGATTTAATTCAGGAATCTCCTCAAGAGAAGGGTATCTATCTTGATATTGCATACTTTTATATAAAAAATGCAGATTATGGATCAGCAGAGGAAGCATTGGAAAAAGCCGAGCAAGATAATTTTAATATGTCTGAGGTATATTTTTTAAAGGGTTTTCTTTTTTTTAAGCTTAAAGAAAATAGTAAAGCAGTAGATTTTTTCAAGAAATCTCTTGAGGTAAAACCAAAGAATGCAGAAACTTATTTCTTCCTCGGCGCTGCTTATGAAGAGATGGATAGGTGGGATCTAGCGGTATCTAGCCTCAAGAAGGCAATAGAGGTAGATTCAAAGCATGCAGATGCTTTAAATTATCTAGGTTATATGTACACTGAAGAAGGTAAGAACCTAGAAGAGGCTAATCTATTGATAAAAAAAGCGCTTGAAATAGATCCTAATAATGGTGCCTACCTTGATAGTATGGGCTGGGTCCATTATAAGCTAGGCAATTATGATAGAGCCTTGGAATTTCTTGAGAAAGCTAAGGAAGTAAAAAAAGATGACTCTGTAGTCATGGAGCATCTTGGGGATATCTATCTTAAAAAAGGTATGCTTGGGAGGGCTTTATCGGAATGGCAGCAGGCACTCAAGCTTAGCCCTAAACAAGAAGGGTTGGCTGATAAGATAGAAAAAGTGAGGGATAAGATTGATCAATAA